The sequence TAACGATAATGGAGATGGAAATGTCCACAATTAGtcacttttcttttttatcttttttttatttttattattattatttatttagttgaaggtgtttattttatttgagatGTTTATGTAATAAACTTTTATTGtttaagtatttatattttgaacttattatattttttttttgttttttaatgaaGTAATGGACATTTGTCATCTTATAAATGATTTTACAAATAATGGTGAGGATATATGTTTGGTGGATAGCGCAATCACTCATACAGTACTTAGaagtgataaatattttttaaatttatcagGAATGAAGGCAAATGTTAATACAATATCAGGCACTGCAAGTTTAATCGAAGGCTCCGGGAGAGCTATTATATTGATGCCTAGAtgaacaaaaattattatatatgatgCCTTATTATCCACCAAATCAAAAAGGAATCTGTTAAGTTTCAAAGATATATGTCGTAATGGATATCATATTGAGAcaatagatgaaaataattttgaatatctttgaattacatctattgtttcaagaaaaaagtgtatattagaaaaattacctAGTTTGTCTTCAGGTTTGTACATTACACGTATAAGTACAAAAGAAACTCATGTTATTGTGAACGAGAAGTTCATAAACCAGaagatttatttattgtttggcATGACCGGTTAGGTCACCCCAGTTCAATCATGATCCGTTGAATAATAGAGAACTCACATGGTCATCCATCGAAGAACTAGAAGATTCTATTGTCCAATGAGTTCTCATAGGCAGCTTGTTCTCAAGGAAATTTAATCATTAAGCCATCACTGGTAAATGTTAGAATTGAATCCACTGGATTTCTTGAACGAATTCAAGGTGAtatatgtgttgggttttgtgctctaaataaaatctatttcaatataatcagatttacttattaataaagatcagaattaacattttatgttgcatggttcacatgatttatttcatgattatatatatataatgtatgaattctatttaagtccagaacatatgaatttgttaatgattatagtgttgtcagcacagtggaatataatcttaattatatgttcgaaagtttattccctgattagtcagttcactggatttagactggcatggtataatcagcgataggtattcttacaccttggataagtgttatgtcctttttagggcattggtaaagtttaccagtatcggatgtatggagtatatatcggaagggaccgatattgaactttgattagagttgtcaaaatttaccgtaatatctattcaattcaatatcacatgttgatcctagatcaaatgatcttaatcctaatatggttaggttcgatctcaagagtattatacatgttctttgatttattagttaagcctacttttgaacagtcagggtgatacgtacattttgggaacatgatagtataattgagtgggagcgctaacataaatatggagtctataacttctataggaatttagaagtgaaacgatgatatccttcgagcttggctaaacagagataaatggtggagatctcatttcacttcgctgaaatatcatttatacagagctaagtgttttaaggataaaatacattgaaggtgtaacggtaatttagttcatattcaatgtagatcatctattagagggtcattgatcaaattaggattataacaatggataattaatagcgtatctatatcgtggaacatatagagcgttctatatgactgagagtgcaatttcaagttctaagtatggattcaataaggaattaataagttaggaaatttacttggtaaattcggttcgacttattggaagctcggttatataggcccatggtccccatactagttgagaccatactgcttgtaagactcagttaattgattttgattaatcaattataattctaaatttagactatgtctactttatgaattttcactaagcaagggcgaaattgtaaagaaaagagactctaggtttatttattaattaagagactttatatgtctaattaataaatatattaaatgacaatattatttaataattattttttagttattaaataattagaactggcatttaaatggttaaattagaaaattggcatttttgagaaaatgtgattgaaaaatgacaaaattgcaaaattgcaaagtgaggcccattatccttgtcatggccggccactatgcaagtaattaccatttatattttcattattttaatgtcatacaattctaacctaaacctagatggctttctataaatagaaagtgtaatacccggtaaaaatatacatatattttaaattttatttgttatacaatttgtgtgagaataagtatttatttatttctactaatagtgaatagagactattgcttaaaatagtattgatagatttctaaacatagttgaaattatagtaagtgtcaaggtaaaattatggtgtttttacgaattaggataattactcaattaaagcccaatatgaaagtctattagagttttataaattatttagtgggtttaatttattgtatgaagtgcattaaataatggaattaatgttaaaaaaaatcgtaggtttggataaattcgcaggattaaaaactgttttactaaaatgatcatatctagagttttagagctccgattgaggtgattctagtggcgttggaaagataattcaaagatctataaattttgtagaaatagttatatcataattcggaatttttctaggtgaaaactgagcctaaagttacgtgataaagggcttacttttaaaattcaaaaattaaatatttgttgatttaataatattttagcattttattatatattattatttttagttaacctaaacctatcagaatacgatatctcataatctttttatcaaaccctaaactatcatagttttatttttcctctccaaaccaattagtcaaagcttcattcttcttcatggttgctcctctcaaaccttccacacgtcttcttattttctatattcattcttaaagttttggatttataataaAGGCATGTACGCTTGAGACATCAAATAGAAAgttgtgaagaggtatgaaatattttcttgctcaataatgctaaatgttatctagggatcggacctattatatttttcgttttcagaaaaaataagtttcagtaaagtgacaatatctctcttgatattggtccgtttttagagatttttgtatcgttagaaagcttattcgattttctataagttttatgaagaaactttttgttaattcgaagtcatactatgtcaaaaagtttattttattcaatatcatgtgattcgtttcttgaatcttgttcttgcaaaactgttttggtaaaattgtaatatctctttgaatataattccaatttcaaagattttggtatcattggaaagggaatttaatttcctaaaactttgatgaagatgttatcttctagttctgaaccattcaatgtcaaaagtttatatttttgctaagttgtgtaattcgttactccatattccttctcagaaatagtttcagtaaaacaatcataattcCCTCAGTtataatccatttttaatgatctttatatcattagaaagataataaaatttcctataatttttatgaagacaactttcactgaattagtatagttgttggtcaaaaatagtgatctttctgctgtactgtaagagtacgaattttaatgttagggccttgaaccatgtgttgttataggtagtaatgacgagataacaagtcttaagcaacgggatttgaggatcttgtcctcaacaagaaaattcattgaggtgcttggagtagcaaaAAGGTGTTCTTaataactgaggtaagaagagtggacatctgtgcacagggtgtatgttgaaacatacaactgtattatgggtttgtatttacatgttttatggtagattgttgttttatgctaatgttattagtgtgtgatagtgataaggcttttgactgtttgtgtgaggatagcacttataggataggttttctgctgctggtgtgagcatagcactgcaggatatatttttggctgcttgtatgggtttacttgcaggttatcctatcatgggtggGTACAgcttgtgataagggattgtCCTGTTGGATaccgagtgtgagaacagcacgAGGCAGGGCaggttacacttcatgtctgatcaacatgagtgggagtatgttatcgtatgtgaggacaatgtgcgataagatactgtgtattatgtgtgtgagtatagcatgcattaagattacactgtgatatgatgttcTATTATATTTGAGAATAGTATGTGATATGATATGTTGGTATATGTATGCTAGCATGGTATGAATTAATTTGATGTTGTGATGTTATTATgtttatgactatgttatctggttgggggggttatgtcctacatagctcttcttactgggcgttagctcacgggtactctgtgtgcaggtaaaagcaaaactatacagtgagggtggcgagctcgaggcatggattacatgttaggggatcgtcacgatgttttggtttaagaatatttctttaaagattatggctcgattacttttgtaaaaattaatgtttaaaaatttgtaaatgaatcaagtgtttttgttttaaaataatgagatatcatgctttaattattttcaataaattagtttattgtttttattataaattgttttaaacggactagcgagtgtgacgtctcgggaaatcggggcgttacagaaagtgatggcttcaggaaactatgacatGCATATTATTCCTTTAGAGAAAATAGCCTAGCCGCCACTTTCCCttatcttttcttcttcatattgttcagccttgagtgaatgagtagtgcccacacacatcaagtggtatctcaatcatagtgtggaagattgtgtagaatccaatcaacaagaaggagaatcagcatcaaagaatgagagaaagaaatccaggttcagatcttgattatgttctgctacagaaaggaatcaagggctagagatctaaacggaaggagtcattatattccgctgcacccaatgtaaggtttactaaactttatatgtgtttatttcattgttttagaattcatattagggtgttaatgaaacatacatggtagtaaatctagatcctggtaaaatatttccaacaatatgtAGGCTTATTTGCCCACCATGTGGACTATTCATATATTTTATGGTATTGATAGACACATCAACTAGATGATCACATGTTTGCTTATTATCTACTCGTAGTGTAGCATTTGCAAGATTGCTTGCTCAAATAATCTGATTACGAGCACAATTTCCAGACTATGCAATCAAGACAATTTGTCTTGATAATGCTGGTGAATGTACATCATAGGcttttaatgattattgtatGTCAATAGGAATAAATGTAGAATATCTTGTTGCTCATGTACATACACAAAATGGTCTAGCAGAATCATTCATTAAACGCCTCTAATTAATCGCAAGACCATTACTTAtgagaacaaaactcccaatTTTAGCTTGAGGGCATGCTATTTTACATGTTGTGGCACTTGTACGCATTAggccaacatcatatcacaaattCTCCCCATTACAATTGGCTTTTGGTCAGGAGTCAAATATTTCTCATCTAAGAATCTTTGGTTGTAAGTATATGTTCTGATTGCTTCACCACAACAAATAAAGATGGGTCCTCAAAGGAGGCTGGGAATATATGTTGGGTATGAATATCTCTATTTATCATTAAATATCTCGAACCCATAACTAGAGATATTTTTACGGCATGTTTTGATGATTGTCATTTTGATGAGACAAGTTTCCCAGCTTTGGGGGGAGGGGAAAAGAAACAGctagaaaaagaaattatatagaATGCACAATCATTATCTCAATTTGATCCTCGTACAAATCAATGTGAAGTTGAAGTTCAAAGAATAATTCATTTGCAAAATATTGTAAATCAATTACTAGATGCATTCACTGACCCAAAGAAAATTACTAAATCACATATTCCAGCTGAAAATGCTCTAGTTTGAATTGAAGTCCCAGAAGGACAATTAGCTAATGATTCTAAATCACACTTGAAACGTGGTAGACCAGTCGTTGTAAAGATAAAAATCCTCGAAAAAGAAAATGAACAAATAATCAAGATGGCCCTAATGAAGAGGCTGAGAATTTCGAGGAAGATGTTGATATAAACAAATCTCTTCAAGAGATTCAGGAACCTGAATGTATTAGAAATACTGAGAtctcaataaattatgtcaatacaGGAAAAGAATGGGACTGGCTCGAAGTAATTATTGACAATATTTTTGCTTATAATGTAGTGTTAGAAATTGTAAATGAAAACGAGGATAttgaacctaaatctatcaaagaatgtcaaaatagaaaagattggCTAAAATGGAAAGAAGTAATTCAAGAAAAATTGAATTCACTTGCTAAACGCAAAGTATTTAGACCTATAGTCTAAACACCTGAAGGTGTGAAACCCGTTGGATACAAATAGGTATGTGTACgtaaaagaaatgagaaaaaaTAAGTTGTGAGATACAAAGAAAGACTTGTAGCACAAGGTTTTTCTCAAAGACCAGGTTTTTCATTATGAAGAGACATATATTCTCatgtggtggatgcaataacatTAAGATATTTGGTTAGCCTGACTGTGAGTGAAAAACTTGATATGCGATTAATGGATGTAGTCACAGCTTATTTTTATGGATCACTAGATAGTGATATTTACATGAAGATCCCTGAAGGATTTAAGATGCTTGATGCATATAATTCAAGCAATCGAGAAAtgtgctcaattaaattacaaagatcaTTATATGGATTCAAACAATCAGGACGCATGTGGTACAATCGACTTAGTGAATATTATTAAAGgaatgatataaaaatgatcctatttgcccatgtgttttttataaaaaagttCAAGTTCTGAGTTTGTTATCATTGTtgtttatgttgatgatttgaatattattaaaactctcaaaaaaatttagaagctgtggaatatctaaagaaagagttcgaaatgaaagatttaggaaaaacaaaattttattttgatctaCAAATTGAGCATTTAAAATGTGGAATTTTCATTCAATAATCAACTTATACTGAAAAGATTTTGAGACGATTTTATATGGATAAATCACACCCATTGAGTAGCCCAATGGTATGTGGAAAAAGATCATTTTCGACCTAGAGAAGTACATGAAGAGCTCCTTGGTCCAGAAGTACCATATCTTAGTGTAATAGGAGCATTGATGTATCTTGCTAATTGTACAAGACCTGATATAGCTTTCTCTATCAATTTGTTAGCAAGATTTAGTTCTACTCCAACATATAGACATTTTAAAGGGATTAAGCACATATTTGCTATCTCTAGGGTACTATTGATAAAGGATTGTTCTATTCTAATAATTGTGGGTCACAACTTATTGGCTACGCAGATGCAGGATATTTATCTAATCCACATAAAGGACACTGCTATATCCTGACGGTCAACAAAACAAATTCTGGTGGCTACTTCCTCAAATCATGTTGAGATACTTACAATTCACGAGGCAAGTCGAGAATGTGTTTGGTTAAGATCAATGACACAACATATTCGAGGAACATGTGGATTAACATCTAATAAAGAAGTACCAAcaattctctatgaagataatgctCCTTGTATCGCTCAACTTAAAGGAGGATACATTAAAGGAGATAGAATTAAACACATTTCACCAAAAAAAATCTTTACACAATCTTTAAGAGAATGATATTGATGTTCAACAAATTCAATCAAGTGATAATCTTCTAGACTTATTTACAAAGTCATTACTAACATCAACTTTTGAGAAGGTGATTCACAAGATTATAATGTGTCGATTAAAGGATCTTCATAAATGTCAAAATGAGGGAGAGTAATTTTATACTGCACTCTTTTTCCTTGACcgagttttgtcccactgggttttctcggcgaggtttttaatgaggtagttattatggacatctaATGGAGAgtgttttaaatattaataagtatatagatgttcaaatctttattaccattaattgtaattaatattctttttttttaatttcttaatatttgactcatgtatgtgtataaataagAAATTATCCATTGGAATAAAATACTAAGAAAATTTTTATctcttttctattttctttctttaaattataatattttacaatatatatatatagggcaagactatggtaggacTTAGCAtaagttccctaccggtagggaagtttttttgaccattgattttagatcatgtggtCATTAAGATATAAGGTGTATACTTTTACGATAGAactgcttgtatacaattaaaactttatgcatattataataatatttaattatatatttattttttaaaaaataaaattatattaataattaaaaaaaattattaatttttaatttaaattattattttattaaagttaatttaaattatttttacataggtatttattttcaaaaaataattctatttaCGAAGTttgctattaatttttttataactttACTTTTGGcgtgtttaatttttttgaaatttttaaaattttacaagatgtcttaaataactgtaatgtacacgaccataaaaagataaaataaaaaagtcccTTGAATATTGGAACAGATAAGGGTGCATCAGTGCTCCAATTTTAGTGGGGtgcattttataattttcttaattaaaatgGGCtataggcaaaaaaaaaaaaaaattaagcccctactataaagataaatggtatttattttttaaaaggtatTTTTTATTCGGGCCCCTAATATAAGTGGGGCCTAAACACGGGCCTAGCTCGCCTATACCTAAGGCCGGTCATGATTGACCACtacaaaaatgaataaaataaaaaaaaataattcatcagtatttttttttaaaaaaaaaaaatcatcattaaaCAAAAAGAATATGaacttatcaaaaaaaaaaaacaaaaacaaaacaaaacaaaaagaataTGAAATAATCCTATGTAGATgctgaaataaaatttgtgtacAATCAGTTGTTTTTAATCTTTAATTGGCCTAATTTCCTTCCCTATAGCATGAGGTAAAAAGTATATCCCCTACTACAAaatttccatatatatatatatatcaaatttttatttatttatttatttttttgataaaatcaaaaaaatttttttttttagggacaaatttttttttgtttttttttttgaagatgaAATAGCAACTTCATTGAAATATTAGCATTCAGAGTACAAGAGAGCTTTTAAATCAGCCCAAGCATTATGCTCAAAAATGCTACAACCAGGAAAAAATCGAGAGTGCCTTGCTATAACATGAGCAACTCGATTTGCTGATCGTCTAATGAAAAAGAGGTTTACATTATTTAAAGAAGATAACAGAAATTGACAATCTTGAACAACAAGTCCAAAGGTAGAGTTCATCTTTTGATTACTGCGAATACCTTGAACGGTGACCATGCTATCTGTCTCAACCTGTACATTCtgccattttttattttttatccaaCTAAGAGCTTCCTTGATACCAATGGCTTCAATGGTCTCAGCACTGAAATCACCTCCATGGTAATAAGTTTTTGCTTCAATTAGTTTGCCTTGACTGTCACGAGCCACAATACCAAAACCATATGAATTGTCTTGTGCAAAGAGGGCGGCATTAACATTGACCTTGATGTTGTTTGAATCAGGTTTAGTCCAAAGCTCAGCACCATCCCCCTTATTCTTAAAGAACAAGGAAGATAGGCATGTATTGTCTTGAGCTTTTCGCCAGTGATCAAGGGTTGTACGAGCTGACGCCAGAATCTTAGTATGGGAAGACTGTTTTTTATTCCATACGGTAGCATTTCTTGCTTTCCATAAGGCCCAACATAGCATCACAGCACGGCATACTTGATCTTCATCAAGCTTTAGAAAAGCTTCATGTAGCCAATTGCCGAATGATGATAACGTAATGTTCAAAGTAATCCCCAATGTTGACCAGCAATGCAGAGCAAGTTGACAGTTTAATAAAGCATGGACAGTCGTTTCAGGATGGGATTTACATACCGGGCAAGAGGATGAGATGCTCACATGTTTTGACACAAGTTGGAGGCATGTTGGGAGGCAATTAGAAGTAGCACGCCACAAGAAGTTCTTAACCTTTGGGGGGCTCTTTAGATGCCACAGCTTGCGCCAGAACCCAGAGTTATCAGCTCCTTGGCGCTTAGGCTTACTATTTTGCAGAAGGTTGTAAGCACTTTTCACAGATAAAATGCCTGAGCGCTCTCCAGTCCAGGACCAGACATCAGTATCGACATTTGGTGACAAGGGAATGCCAAGAATCAGTGTAGCATCTCGATGGTTGAACAAGTCGTTAATGATTTCAGCATCCCATCTTCTTTCATCAATTGCAAAGAGAGAAGCAACAGTATGACCATGTAAAGCTGGATGAGATGATGATACAAACTTGTTAGAAGAATGTGGAATCCATGGATGGGAAGTAATATTTGTAGTGAGACCATTCCCAATTGTTCGAATAGCACCAGTTCGGACCACACTTTGAGCGCCCCAGATACTTCGCCACACATAACTGGGGTTGTTGCCAAGTTTGGCTGAAAGATAATCAGTGTGAGGGAAGTATTTTGCCTTGAAAACACGTCCTATCAGAGACTTGAGTTGACATAATAATCTCCAACCTTGTTTAGCAAGCATAGCAAGGTTGAACTCTTGAAGGCATCGAAAACCCATACCACCCTCATCTTTTGAAGCAGTCATTCTCTCCCAAGACATCCACGTAATACCTCGACCCTTACTAGATGTAGTCTTCCACCAAAACCCCGCCATAAGCTTCTCAATATCTTCACAGATGCCTAGAGGAATTAGAAAGACACTCATGGCATATGTCGGTAGAGACTGAATGATAGTTTTGAGAAGAATTTCTTTACCGGCACGAGAGAGAAACTTGCCATCCCAACTATTAAGGCGAGCAATAACTTTATTCTTCAAGAAGCCAAAGATAGTTGACTTGTTACGACCAATGATATTGGGTAAGCCTAAGTATAGACTACCATCTGAAGCTTCGGCCATTCCAAGGATAGCACTGATATGAGAGCGGGTTTGAGCATCTGAGTTGGGGTTGAAAAATATAGATGACTTGGCAATGTTGACCTTTTGACCAGAAGCTTGTTCAAACTCAGAAAGTAGATTTCGAACCCCTTGGGCTGCACCAATCGAAGCCTGACAAAAAAGATAGCTATCATCTGCGAAGAGCATGTGTGTGATGGAGGGGGCTCCTCTTGCAACACGGCATCCATGGATGGTGCGGTTAGATTCAGCAGAATTGATAAGCATTGATAAGCCTTCAGCACAAATTATGAAGAGATAAGTAGATAAAGGGTCACCTTGGCGAATACCTCTAGTTGGAGTGAAGGGGCCAACAACATTGCCACCATGAAGAACATTGTATCGAACCGAGGTGATACACCGCATCAGAAGATAGATCCACTTATCATGAAAGCCCATACGGCTCATAATTTCCTGAAGATAACTCCACTCAACCCGGTCATAGGCTTTGCTCATGTCGAGCTTAAGAGCCATGAAgcctttttttccttttgtctTGCGCTTAAGGTAGTGCATAACTTCAAATGCGATCATGACATTATCAGAGATTAGTCTTCCAGGAATAAACGCACTTTGAGTAGTTGAGATGATCTTGTCAATAATTCCCCGCATTCGATTTGCCAGCACTTTAGAGACAATTTTATACAACACATTACAAAGAGCAATAGGCCGCAGATTGTTCATAGACAGAAagttcttcttcttcggaaTTAAGACAAGATTGGTTGTATTGAGATCTCTTGGGAGTTCCCCTGTGTTGAAAAAATTGGTGACCAAGCCAACAATATCTGCTCCAATAATATCCCAGTGCTTTTGGAAAAAACCTAGTCCCATTCCGTCAGGCCCGGGGGCTTTATCAAGATGCATTTGGAATAAGGCATTTTTAACTTCTTCACTAGTCACCTGCTGGAGCAAGTCCTCATTTTGAGAACTATTAACAATGCCTCTAATTCCATTTACCACCAAACTAGGATGAGCACCACTAGCAGAATAAAGATTTGAAAAGTAATCTGAAATTACCTTGTCCAAACC is a genomic window of Cannabis sativa cultivar Pink pepper isolate KNU-18-1 chromosome 9, ASM2916894v1, whole genome shotgun sequence containing:
- the LOC133031222 gene encoding uncharacterized protein LOC133031222 — protein: MTQSTLHDCHLHDLELRGYPYTWERGRNTGQLAEIRLDKALATQQWLDIFHEVTLTNLDFSCSDHTPIILDFNNDSHGKIVHHFRFENLWCREPMCKQIVQACWEENTHLSIVEKIKLCGLALDNWGKSLKGNFKKRLAKSKSVMAAMKHDGDKNSKYFHASTSARKRNNQIHQLQDSNGNWVRWDTGLDKVISDYFSNLYSASGAHPSLVVNGIRGIVNSSQNEDLLQQVTSEEVKNALFQMHLDKAPGPDGMGLGFFQKHWDIIGADIVGLVTNFFNTGELPRDLNTTNLVLIPKKKNFLSMNNLRPIALCNVLYKIVSKVLANRMRGIIDKIISTTQSAFIPGRLISDNVMIAFEVMHYLKRKTKGKKGFMALKLDMSKAYDRVEWSYLQEIMSRMGFHDKWIYLLMRCITSVRYNVLHGGNVVGPFTPTRGIRQGDPLSTYLFIICAEGLSMLINSAESNRTIHGCRVARGAPSITHMLFADDSYLFCQASIGAAQGVRNLLSEFEQASGQKVNIAKSSIFFNPNSDAQTRSHISAILGMAEASDGSLYLGLPNIIGRNKSTIFGFLKNKVIARLNSWDGKFLSRAGKEILLKTIIQSLPTYAMSVFLIPLGICEDIEKLMAGFWWKTTSSKGRGITWMSWERMTASKDEGGMGFRCLQEFNLAMLAKQGWRLLCQLKSLIGRVFKAKYFPHTDYLSAKLGNNPSYVWRSIWGAQSVVRTGAIRTIGNGLTTNITSHPWIPHSSNKFVSSSHPALHGHTVASLFAIDERRWDAEIINDLFNHRDATLILGIPLSPNVDTDVWSWTGERSGILSVKSAYNLLQNSKPKRQGADNSGFWRKLWHLKSPPKVKNFLWRATSNCLPTCLQLVSKHVSISSSCPVCKSHPETTVHALLNCQLALHCWSTLGITLNITLSSFGNWLHEAFLKLDEDQVCRAVMLCWALWKARNATVWNKKQSSHTKILASARTTLDHWRKAQDNTCLSSLFFKNKGDGAELWTKPDSNNIKVNVNAALFAQDNSYGFGIVARDSQGKLIEAKTYYHGGDFSAETIEAIGIKEALSWIKNKKWQNVQVETDSMVTVQGIRSNQKMNSTFGLVVQDCQFLLSSLNNVNLFFIRRSANRVAHVIARHSRFFPGCSIFEHNAWADLKALLYSEC